A region from the Falco rusticolus isolate bFalRus1 chromosome 4, bFalRus1.pri, whole genome shotgun sequence genome encodes:
- the CCP110 gene encoding centriolar coiled-coil protein of 110 kDa isoform X2, whose translation MKMEDYEVFCKKHLSRIQEEAIKREISFTVPHKNISLIQFHGVPVLAPLLSLEKKKEIQQYKQKALDLETWRQNCRKRALLDRVQEILENVQIRKGPGVGDVKAQEAENTCPDSDSKASIDFAPLSDVNFSCSPERHGSTELEKTPELTPSDTTGQVTSNVTEVVKAAEENVFSKQSDSCFSKDIPCPRAASPDHVNNKLASHALQKQQGLGGSPSDEEVQDPYVMSLQNLMKKSREYIEKEQTKRSSKSNSKRSMNESHSDKENDGVKTSDSVKERTKPTGRGCTALTLDKPSLNKSNALLQGASTHTNNTSMSTFSSFSKVDIPTRVGTPPLVDSDSDEEFKKTSMFDRDSSIVRSLTGSYAKLPSPEPSMSPKMHRRRPRPLSMGHIIINNPVNAYELSPKGKGRAMDLIMQDIADKNNVSESVPKFMVDFTMICPSRVPGVNRNSSGPCDGLGVGKPNRHSFGHLESKGTLSATVEGQVVMDSRGPYKVETSTNIVAPKLNEPFASSQSTVTQKLLAVNETKPSTLLENAKCNSPVELNKSYDVENPSPLLMQSKTMRQQMDTPSVSPANEQFLENNFEKVKRRLDLDTDNCQKENGPCILTVGMEEQEKQWLQEQKYPGGSVYITKNAASDAMGKDDILKTKMLAFEEMRKRLEEQHAQQLSILIAEQEKEQEKLQKELEEQERKLTGKKVATTEIEISKVNINSRMELEWRKKSESGLLESVQSQLKTVHNANSTSIGFAHATTPNAFASTSETSFFLWGPSGSGVIKTSVSRPSNRIKTRWTQVFSPEIQMKFDKITAVAKGFLTRRLLQTEKLKHLKQTVKDTMEFIKNFQSEAPLKRGSVSAQDASLHERVMAQLRAALYDIYDIFFTMEASERMNILRHDREGRKEKMLRQMDKVKSPRERATLSTATQKSLDRKKYMKASEMGMPSKKIIIKQKSPESRVLQPNQGQNAPVHRLLCRQGTPKTSMKGVEQNRKKASESRVSNKAVSGAYAGRTQRKKPNVVTI comes from the exons ATGAAGATGGAGGACTATGAAGTATTCTGTAAGAAGCATCTTTCCAGAATCCAAGAAGAGgcaataaaaagagaaatatcttTCACTGTTCCACACAAAAATATCTCCCTCATTCAATTCCATGGAGTACCTGTGCTTGCCCCTCTG CTTagccttgaaaagaaaaaggaaatacagcaatATAAACAGAAAGCACTGGACCTAGAGACCTGGAGACAGAACTGCCGGAAAAGAGCTTTATTGGATCGTGTTCAGGAGATTCTAGAAAATGTGCAG atcaGGAAAGGACCTGGTGTGGGTGATGTGAAGGCACAGGAGGCTGAGAATACTTGCCCTGATTCAGATTCAAAAGCTTCAATTGACTTTGCGCCTCTATCAGATGTcaatttttcctgttctcctgAAAGGCACGGTTCCACAGAGCTTGAAAAGACACCAGAACTTACGCCATCAGATACTACTGGGCAGGTGACATCAAATGTGACAGAAGTAgttaaagcagcagaagaaaatgttttttcaaagcaaagtgaCAGTTGCTTCTCAAAAGATATACCTTGTCCAAGGGCTGCATCTCCTGACCATGTGAATAATAAGCTTGCGTCACATGCTTTGCAAAAGCAACAGGGACTAGGAGGGTCGCCATCAGACGAGGAAGTCCAAGATCCATATGTAATGAGTCTTCAGAACCTGATGAAGAAATCTAGAGAGTACATAGAGAAAGAGCAAACCAAGCGTAGCTCAAAAAGTAATTCAAAGAGGAGTATGAATGAAAGTCAttcagataaagaaaatgaTGGTGTTAAAACATCTGACTctgtgaaagaaagaacaaagccTACAGGCAGAGGTTGCACTGCTCTGACACTTGATAAACCCAGTCTTAATAAATCGAATGCCCTTCTCCAGGGTGCCTCTACTCATACAAATAACACAAGTATGTCcactttttccagtttttctaaAGTGGACATACCTACAAGAGTTGGAACACCCCCACTGGTGGATTCGGATTCAGATGAAGAGTTTAAAAAGACTTCTATGTTTGATCGTGACAGTAGCATTGTCAGGAGCCTCACAGGCTCTTATGCCAAATTGCCGAGCCCAGAGCCAAGCATGAGCCCTAAAATGCACCGAAGGCGCCCAAGACCTTTATCAATGGGACATATCATTATAAATAACCCTGTGAATGCCTACGAGTTAAGTCCTAAAGGCAAGGGTAGAGCGATGGATTTAATCATGCAAGATATTgcagataaaaataatgtgtCTGAATCGGTGCCAAAGTTCATGGTGGACTTCACTATGATTTGCCCTAGCAGAGTTCCTGGTGTCAACAGGAATTCTTCAGGCCCTTGTGATGGGTTGGGCGTTGGCAAACCGAATCGCCATTCCTTTGGGCacttggaaagcaaaggaaCGTTGTCAGCTACAGTGGAGGGACAGGTAGTGATGGACAGCAGAGGACCATATAAAGTGGAGACTAGTACTAATATTGTAGCTCCAAAGTTGAATGAGCCATTTGCCAGCAGTCAGTCCACAGTAACACAGAAGCTTCTAGCTGTGAATGAAACCAAACCGTCCACTCTGCTAGAAAATGCTAAATGTAACTCCCCAGTGGAACTCAATAAATCTTATGATGTAGAAAACCCATCCCCGCTACTGATGCAGAGCAAGACTATGCGACAGCAGATGGACACTCCAAGTGTTTCCCCAGCAAACGAGCAgtttctagaaaataattttgaaaaggtaAAACGTAGACTTGATTTAGACACCGACAACTGCCAAAAAGAAAACGGTCCCTGCATTCTAACAGTTGGAATGGAAGAACAAGAGAAGCAGTGGTTGCAAGAACAGAAATACCCTGGGGGATCAGTTTACATTACCAAGAATGCAGCCTCTGATGCTATGGGAAAAG atgatattttaaaaactaaaatgttGGCCTTTGAAGAAATGAGGAAGAGACTTGAAGAACAGCATGCACAACAACTGTCGATTCTGATAGCTGAAcaagagaaagaacaggagaaatTGCAGAAG gaactggaagagcaggagagaaagcTGACAGGAAAGAAGGTTGCTacaacagaaatagaaatttcCAAAGTGAATATTAACAGTAGAATGGAGTTggagtggaggaaaaaaagtgaaagtggCTTGCTGGAAAGTGTGCAGTCCCAGCTGAAGACAGTCCATAATGCAAACTCAACCAGCATTG GTTTTGCTCATGCTACAACGCCTAACGCCTTTGCTTCCACAAGTGaaacttccttctttctctggGGTCCATCAGGTAGTGGAGTTATAAAAACTTCAGTGTCTAGGCCAAGTAACAGGATCAAAACTAGGTGGACTCag GTCTTCAGTCCAGAGATACAAATGAAGTTTGATAAGATCACTGCTGTGGCAAAAGGGTTTCTCACTCGTAGActtttgcagacagaaaaactgaaacatcttAAGCAAACTGTAAAA GATACTATGGAGTTCATTAAAAATTTTCAGTCTGAAGCTCCGTTAAAAAGAGGAAGTGTTTCAGCACAAGATGCATCCCTTCATGAAAGAGTAATGGCTCAG CTGCGAGCTGCTCTGTATGACATTTATGACATCTTCTTTACGATGGAGGCATCAGAAAGAATGAATATTCTGCGTCATGATCGTGAAGGTCGTAAAGAGAAGATGCTCAGGCAAATG gaTAAAGTAAAGAGCCCAAGAGAGAGAGCAACACTTTCAACAGCTACACAGAAGTCTCTGGACAGGAAAAAGTACATGAA ggCTTCAGAAATGGGAATGcccagtaaaaaaataatcataaaacaaaaatctcctGAAAGCCG TGTACTTCAACCAAATCAAGGACAGAATGCCCCAGTTCATAGACTGCTATGCCGACAAGG AACCCCTAAGACCTCAATGAAGGGGGTTGAGCAAAATAGAAAGAAGGCCTCAGAGAGCAGAG
- the CCP110 gene encoding centriolar coiled-coil protein of 110 kDa isoform X3 produces the protein MKMEDYEVFCKKHLSRIQEEAIKREISFTVPHKNISLIQFHGVPVLAPLLSLEKKKEIQQYKQKALDLETWRQNCRKRALLDRVQEILENVQIRKGPGVGDVKAQEAENTCPDSDSKASIDFAPLSDVNFSCSPERHGSTELEKTPELTPSDTTGQVTSNVTEVVKAAEENVFSKQSDSCFSKDIPCPRAASPDHVNNKLASHALQKQQGLGGSPSDEEVQDPYVMSLQNLMKKSREYIEKEQTKRSSKSNSKRSMNESHSDKENDGVKTSDSVKERTKPTGRGCTALTLDKPSLNKSNALLQGASTHTNNTSMSTFSSFSKVDIPTRVGTPPLVDSDSDEEFKKTSMFDRDSSIVRSLTGSYAKLPSPEPSMSPKMHRRRPRPLSMGHIIINNPVNAYELSPKGKGRAMDLIMQDIADKNNVSESVPKFMVDFTMICPSRVPGVNRNSSGPCDGLGVGKPNRHSFGHLESKGTLSATVEGQVVMDSRGPYKVETSTNIVAPKLNEPFASSQSTVTQKLLAVNETKPSTLLENAKCNSPVELNKSYDVENPSPLLMQSKTMRQQMDTPSVSPANEQFLENNFEKVKRRLDLDTDNCQKENGPCILTVGMEEQEKQWLQEQKYPGGSVYITKNAASDAMGKDDILKTKMLAFEEMRKRLEEQHAQQLSILIAEQEKEQEKLQKELEEQERKLTGKKVATTEIEISKVNINSRMELEWRKKSESGLLESVQSQLKTVHNANSTSIGFAHATTPNAFASTSETSFFLWGPSGSGVIKTSVSRPSNRIKTRWTQVFSPEIQMKFDKITAVAKGFLTRRLLQTEKLKHLKQTVKDTMEFIKNFQSEAPLKRGSVSAQDASLHERVMAQLRAALYDIYDIFFTMEASERMNILRHDREGRKEKMLRQMDKVKSPRERATLSTATQKSLDRKKYMKASEMGMPSKKIIIKQKSPESRVLQPNQGQNAPVHRLLCRQGSICRKNPKKEAKCCDNLRRQHSLG, from the exons ATGAAGATGGAGGACTATGAAGTATTCTGTAAGAAGCATCTTTCCAGAATCCAAGAAGAGgcaataaaaagagaaatatcttTCACTGTTCCACACAAAAATATCTCCCTCATTCAATTCCATGGAGTACCTGTGCTTGCCCCTCTG CTTagccttgaaaagaaaaaggaaatacagcaatATAAACAGAAAGCACTGGACCTAGAGACCTGGAGACAGAACTGCCGGAAAAGAGCTTTATTGGATCGTGTTCAGGAGATTCTAGAAAATGTGCAG atcaGGAAAGGACCTGGTGTGGGTGATGTGAAGGCACAGGAGGCTGAGAATACTTGCCCTGATTCAGATTCAAAAGCTTCAATTGACTTTGCGCCTCTATCAGATGTcaatttttcctgttctcctgAAAGGCACGGTTCCACAGAGCTTGAAAAGACACCAGAACTTACGCCATCAGATACTACTGGGCAGGTGACATCAAATGTGACAGAAGTAgttaaagcagcagaagaaaatgttttttcaaagcaaagtgaCAGTTGCTTCTCAAAAGATATACCTTGTCCAAGGGCTGCATCTCCTGACCATGTGAATAATAAGCTTGCGTCACATGCTTTGCAAAAGCAACAGGGACTAGGAGGGTCGCCATCAGACGAGGAAGTCCAAGATCCATATGTAATGAGTCTTCAGAACCTGATGAAGAAATCTAGAGAGTACATAGAGAAAGAGCAAACCAAGCGTAGCTCAAAAAGTAATTCAAAGAGGAGTATGAATGAAAGTCAttcagataaagaaaatgaTGGTGTTAAAACATCTGACTctgtgaaagaaagaacaaagccTACAGGCAGAGGTTGCACTGCTCTGACACTTGATAAACCCAGTCTTAATAAATCGAATGCCCTTCTCCAGGGTGCCTCTACTCATACAAATAACACAAGTATGTCcactttttccagtttttctaaAGTGGACATACCTACAAGAGTTGGAACACCCCCACTGGTGGATTCGGATTCAGATGAAGAGTTTAAAAAGACTTCTATGTTTGATCGTGACAGTAGCATTGTCAGGAGCCTCACAGGCTCTTATGCCAAATTGCCGAGCCCAGAGCCAAGCATGAGCCCTAAAATGCACCGAAGGCGCCCAAGACCTTTATCAATGGGACATATCATTATAAATAACCCTGTGAATGCCTACGAGTTAAGTCCTAAAGGCAAGGGTAGAGCGATGGATTTAATCATGCAAGATATTgcagataaaaataatgtgtCTGAATCGGTGCCAAAGTTCATGGTGGACTTCACTATGATTTGCCCTAGCAGAGTTCCTGGTGTCAACAGGAATTCTTCAGGCCCTTGTGATGGGTTGGGCGTTGGCAAACCGAATCGCCATTCCTTTGGGCacttggaaagcaaaggaaCGTTGTCAGCTACAGTGGAGGGACAGGTAGTGATGGACAGCAGAGGACCATATAAAGTGGAGACTAGTACTAATATTGTAGCTCCAAAGTTGAATGAGCCATTTGCCAGCAGTCAGTCCACAGTAACACAGAAGCTTCTAGCTGTGAATGAAACCAAACCGTCCACTCTGCTAGAAAATGCTAAATGTAACTCCCCAGTGGAACTCAATAAATCTTATGATGTAGAAAACCCATCCCCGCTACTGATGCAGAGCAAGACTATGCGACAGCAGATGGACACTCCAAGTGTTTCCCCAGCAAACGAGCAgtttctagaaaataattttgaaaaggtaAAACGTAGACTTGATTTAGACACCGACAACTGCCAAAAAGAAAACGGTCCCTGCATTCTAACAGTTGGAATGGAAGAACAAGAGAAGCAGTGGTTGCAAGAACAGAAATACCCTGGGGGATCAGTTTACATTACCAAGAATGCAGCCTCTGATGCTATGGGAAAAG atgatattttaaaaactaaaatgttGGCCTTTGAAGAAATGAGGAAGAGACTTGAAGAACAGCATGCACAACAACTGTCGATTCTGATAGCTGAAcaagagaaagaacaggagaaatTGCAGAAG gaactggaagagcaggagagaaagcTGACAGGAAAGAAGGTTGCTacaacagaaatagaaatttcCAAAGTGAATATTAACAGTAGAATGGAGTTggagtggaggaaaaaaagtgaaagtggCTTGCTGGAAAGTGTGCAGTCCCAGCTGAAGACAGTCCATAATGCAAACTCAACCAGCATTG GTTTTGCTCATGCTACAACGCCTAACGCCTTTGCTTCCACAAGTGaaacttccttctttctctggGGTCCATCAGGTAGTGGAGTTATAAAAACTTCAGTGTCTAGGCCAAGTAACAGGATCAAAACTAGGTGGACTCag GTCTTCAGTCCAGAGATACAAATGAAGTTTGATAAGATCACTGCTGTGGCAAAAGGGTTTCTCACTCGTAGActtttgcagacagaaaaactgaaacatcttAAGCAAACTGTAAAA GATACTATGGAGTTCATTAAAAATTTTCAGTCTGAAGCTCCGTTAAAAAGAGGAAGTGTTTCAGCACAAGATGCATCCCTTCATGAAAGAGTAATGGCTCAG CTGCGAGCTGCTCTGTATGACATTTATGACATCTTCTTTACGATGGAGGCATCAGAAAGAATGAATATTCTGCGTCATGATCGTGAAGGTCGTAAAGAGAAGATGCTCAGGCAAATG gaTAAAGTAAAGAGCCCAAGAGAGAGAGCAACACTTTCAACAGCTACACAGAAGTCTCTGGACAGGAAAAAGTACATGAA ggCTTCAGAAATGGGAATGcccagtaaaaaaataatcataaaacaaaaatctcctGAAAGCCG TGTACTTCAACCAAATCAAGGACAGAATGCCCCAGTTCATAGACTGCTATGCCGACAAGG
- the CCP110 gene encoding centriolar coiled-coil protein of 110 kDa isoform X1, producing the protein MKMEDYEVFCKKHLSRIQEEAIKREISFTVPHKNISLIQFHGVPVLAPLLSLEKKKEIQQYKQKALDLETWRQNCRKRALLDRVQEILENVQIRKGPGVGDVKAQEAENTCPDSDSKASIDFAPLSDVNFSCSPERHGSTELEKTPELTPSDTTGQVTSNVTEVVKAAEENVFSKQSDSCFSKDIPCPRAASPDHVNNKLASHALQKQQGLGGSPSDEEVQDPYVMSLQNLMKKSREYIEKEQTKRSSKSNSKRSMNESHSDKENDGVKTSDSVKERTKPTGRGCTALTLDKPSLNKSNALLQGASTHTNNTSMSTFSSFSKVDIPTRVGTPPLVDSDSDEEFKKTSMFDRDSSIVRSLTGSYAKLPSPEPSMSPKMHRRRPRPLSMGHIIINNPVNAYELSPKGKGRAMDLIMQDIADKNNVSESVPKFMVDFTMICPSRVPGVNRNSSGPCDGLGVGKPNRHSFGHLESKGTLSATVEGQVVMDSRGPYKVETSTNIVAPKLNEPFASSQSTVTQKLLAVNETKPSTLLENAKCNSPVELNKSYDVENPSPLLMQSKTMRQQMDTPSVSPANEQFLENNFEKVKRRLDLDTDNCQKENGPCILTVGMEEQEKQWLQEQKYPGGSVYITKNAASDAMGKDDILKTKMLAFEEMRKRLEEQHAQQLSILIAEQEKEQEKLQKELEEQERKLTGKKVATTEIEISKVNINSRMELEWRKKSESGLLESVQSQLKTVHNANSTSIGFAHATTPNAFASTSETSFFLWGPSGSGVIKTSVSRPSNRIKTRWTQVFSPEIQMKFDKITAVAKGFLTRRLLQTEKLKHLKQTVKDTMEFIKNFQSEAPLKRGSVSAQDASLHERVMAQLRAALYDIYDIFFTMEASERMNILRHDREGRKEKMLRQMDKVKSPRERATLSTATQKSLDRKKYMKASEMGMPSKKIIIKQKSPESRVLQPNQGQNAPVHRLLCRQGTPKTSMKGVEQNRKKASESRVSNKAVSASGIQLKHSFSTLLCWQSVLLLLGAYAGRTQRKKPNVVTI; encoded by the exons ATGAAGATGGAGGACTATGAAGTATTCTGTAAGAAGCATCTTTCCAGAATCCAAGAAGAGgcaataaaaagagaaatatcttTCACTGTTCCACACAAAAATATCTCCCTCATTCAATTCCATGGAGTACCTGTGCTTGCCCCTCTG CTTagccttgaaaagaaaaaggaaatacagcaatATAAACAGAAAGCACTGGACCTAGAGACCTGGAGACAGAACTGCCGGAAAAGAGCTTTATTGGATCGTGTTCAGGAGATTCTAGAAAATGTGCAG atcaGGAAAGGACCTGGTGTGGGTGATGTGAAGGCACAGGAGGCTGAGAATACTTGCCCTGATTCAGATTCAAAAGCTTCAATTGACTTTGCGCCTCTATCAGATGTcaatttttcctgttctcctgAAAGGCACGGTTCCACAGAGCTTGAAAAGACACCAGAACTTACGCCATCAGATACTACTGGGCAGGTGACATCAAATGTGACAGAAGTAgttaaagcagcagaagaaaatgttttttcaaagcaaagtgaCAGTTGCTTCTCAAAAGATATACCTTGTCCAAGGGCTGCATCTCCTGACCATGTGAATAATAAGCTTGCGTCACATGCTTTGCAAAAGCAACAGGGACTAGGAGGGTCGCCATCAGACGAGGAAGTCCAAGATCCATATGTAATGAGTCTTCAGAACCTGATGAAGAAATCTAGAGAGTACATAGAGAAAGAGCAAACCAAGCGTAGCTCAAAAAGTAATTCAAAGAGGAGTATGAATGAAAGTCAttcagataaagaaaatgaTGGTGTTAAAACATCTGACTctgtgaaagaaagaacaaagccTACAGGCAGAGGTTGCACTGCTCTGACACTTGATAAACCCAGTCTTAATAAATCGAATGCCCTTCTCCAGGGTGCCTCTACTCATACAAATAACACAAGTATGTCcactttttccagtttttctaaAGTGGACATACCTACAAGAGTTGGAACACCCCCACTGGTGGATTCGGATTCAGATGAAGAGTTTAAAAAGACTTCTATGTTTGATCGTGACAGTAGCATTGTCAGGAGCCTCACAGGCTCTTATGCCAAATTGCCGAGCCCAGAGCCAAGCATGAGCCCTAAAATGCACCGAAGGCGCCCAAGACCTTTATCAATGGGACATATCATTATAAATAACCCTGTGAATGCCTACGAGTTAAGTCCTAAAGGCAAGGGTAGAGCGATGGATTTAATCATGCAAGATATTgcagataaaaataatgtgtCTGAATCGGTGCCAAAGTTCATGGTGGACTTCACTATGATTTGCCCTAGCAGAGTTCCTGGTGTCAACAGGAATTCTTCAGGCCCTTGTGATGGGTTGGGCGTTGGCAAACCGAATCGCCATTCCTTTGGGCacttggaaagcaaaggaaCGTTGTCAGCTACAGTGGAGGGACAGGTAGTGATGGACAGCAGAGGACCATATAAAGTGGAGACTAGTACTAATATTGTAGCTCCAAAGTTGAATGAGCCATTTGCCAGCAGTCAGTCCACAGTAACACAGAAGCTTCTAGCTGTGAATGAAACCAAACCGTCCACTCTGCTAGAAAATGCTAAATGTAACTCCCCAGTGGAACTCAATAAATCTTATGATGTAGAAAACCCATCCCCGCTACTGATGCAGAGCAAGACTATGCGACAGCAGATGGACACTCCAAGTGTTTCCCCAGCAAACGAGCAgtttctagaaaataattttgaaaaggtaAAACGTAGACTTGATTTAGACACCGACAACTGCCAAAAAGAAAACGGTCCCTGCATTCTAACAGTTGGAATGGAAGAACAAGAGAAGCAGTGGTTGCAAGAACAGAAATACCCTGGGGGATCAGTTTACATTACCAAGAATGCAGCCTCTGATGCTATGGGAAAAG atgatattttaaaaactaaaatgttGGCCTTTGAAGAAATGAGGAAGAGACTTGAAGAACAGCATGCACAACAACTGTCGATTCTGATAGCTGAAcaagagaaagaacaggagaaatTGCAGAAG gaactggaagagcaggagagaaagcTGACAGGAAAGAAGGTTGCTacaacagaaatagaaatttcCAAAGTGAATATTAACAGTAGAATGGAGTTggagtggaggaaaaaaagtgaaagtggCTTGCTGGAAAGTGTGCAGTCCCAGCTGAAGACAGTCCATAATGCAAACTCAACCAGCATTG GTTTTGCTCATGCTACAACGCCTAACGCCTTTGCTTCCACAAGTGaaacttccttctttctctggGGTCCATCAGGTAGTGGAGTTATAAAAACTTCAGTGTCTAGGCCAAGTAACAGGATCAAAACTAGGTGGACTCag GTCTTCAGTCCAGAGATACAAATGAAGTTTGATAAGATCACTGCTGTGGCAAAAGGGTTTCTCACTCGTAGActtttgcagacagaaaaactgaaacatcttAAGCAAACTGTAAAA GATACTATGGAGTTCATTAAAAATTTTCAGTCTGAAGCTCCGTTAAAAAGAGGAAGTGTTTCAGCACAAGATGCATCCCTTCATGAAAGAGTAATGGCTCAG CTGCGAGCTGCTCTGTATGACATTTATGACATCTTCTTTACGATGGAGGCATCAGAAAGAATGAATATTCTGCGTCATGATCGTGAAGGTCGTAAAGAGAAGATGCTCAGGCAAATG gaTAAAGTAAAGAGCCCAAGAGAGAGAGCAACACTTTCAACAGCTACACAGAAGTCTCTGGACAGGAAAAAGTACATGAA ggCTTCAGAAATGGGAATGcccagtaaaaaaataatcataaaacaaaaatctcctGAAAGCCG TGTACTTCAACCAAATCAAGGACAGAATGCCCCAGTTCATAGACTGCTATGCCGACAAGG AACCCCTAAGACCTCAATGAAGGGGGTTGAGCAAAATAGAAAGAAGGCCTCAGAGAGCAGAG